One Alkaliphilus sp. B6464 genomic window carries:
- a CDS encoding aspartate/glutamate racemase family protein: MKYKNLGVIGGMGPKATSVFFEKVIENTDANKDQDHINMIILNHATLPDRTTAIFENTGEVFLEHIKEDIKLLEVAGVANIAIPCNTAHYFYDDIKNMTDINIINMIEETAKDLYRKYGEKSKVGILGTKGTISSGIYEKACNKYNIKLLVPSESVQDQTMKIIYDNVKGGLTEDASKLESLVMDFIEKENCKCVIIACTELSSINLSAEVKKYCIDAMEILVNKSIELSGKNLKK, from the coding sequence ATGAAATATAAGAATTTAGGTGTAATAGGTGGCATGGGACCTAAAGCGACATCAGTATTTTTTGAAAAGGTAATTGAAAATACAGATGCAAATAAAGACCAAGATCATATAAATATGATTATACTTAACCATGCTACTCTGCCAGATAGGACTACTGCTATTTTTGAAAATACAGGAGAAGTTTTTTTAGAACATATTAAAGAGGACATAAAGTTACTTGAAGTGGCTGGGGTTGCTAATATAGCTATACCATGTAATACTGCACATTACTTCTATGATGATATTAAAAATATGACAGATATTAATATAATAAATATGATAGAGGAAACTGCCAAAGATTTATATAGAAAATATGGTGAAAAAAGTAAAGTAGGTATACTAGGAACTAAAGGAACTATAAGTAGTGGAATATATGAAAAAGCATGTAATAAGTACAATATTAAACTTCTTGTTCCAAGTGAGAGTGTTCAGGATCAAACTATGAAAATAATATATGATAATGTTAAAGGCGGCTTAACGGAAGATGCTAGTAAACTGGAATCCTTAGTAATGGATTTTATAGAAAAAGAGAATTGTAAATGTGTTATTATAGCATGTACTGAGCTATCCAGTATTAACCTAAGTGCTGAAGTTAAAAAGTACTGCATAGATGCTATGGAGATTCTAGTTAACAAATCTATAGAGTTATCTGGAAAAAATCTTAAGAAATAA
- a CDS encoding response regulator transcription factor, with translation MSFRIYLVEDDSNLNLVLTSYLEKEGWNVSSFFTGEKAREEISSPPDLWILDIMLPDVDGYQLIGEIKATSPQIPVIFISARDADLDRVIGLELGSDDYLSKPFLPRELVIRTRKLLERVYPNQYQPQTIPPYSIDEVSRKVIFQNKVIDLTSKEFDLLLCFTKNQGQALTREQLLIHIWGNDYFGTDRVVDDLVRRLRKKMSKLRIETMYGYGYRMVKS, from the coding sequence ATGTCATTTCGAATCTATTTAGTGGAAGATGATAGTAATTTAAATTTAGTTCTTACTTCTTACTTAGAAAAAGAAGGATGGAATGTTTCTTCTTTTTTTACTGGTGAAAAAGCAAGAGAAGAAATCAGTTCTCCACCTGATTTATGGATATTAGATATTATGCTCCCTGATGTAGATGGTTATCAGCTCATTGGTGAAATTAAAGCCACCTCCCCACAAATTCCTGTCATTTTTATATCTGCAAGAGATGCTGACTTAGATCGAGTTATTGGTTTAGAGCTAGGGAGTGATGATTACTTATCTAAGCCGTTTCTACCTCGCGAACTGGTAATTCGGACCCGAAAACTTCTAGAGCGTGTCTACCCGAATCAATATCAGCCACAAACTATTCCTCCATATAGTATAGATGAAGTAAGCAGGAAAGTTATATTCCAAAATAAAGTAATAGATCTCACCTCTAAGGAGTTTGATCTTCTTCTTTGTTTTACTAAAAATCAAGGACAAGCTTTAACTCGCGAACAGCTCCTCATTCATATTTGGGGTAATGATTATTTTGGAACTGACCGTGTAGTAGACGATCTAGTTAGACGACTTCGGAAAAAAATGTCTAAGTTGCGTATTGAAACAATGTATGGATATGGCTATAGGATGGTGAAATCATGA
- a CDS encoding SHOCT domain-containing protein → MNWKKSIIPATLSLTLLIPTAAFADNDANVSENTKGFGGLRTVITNRSSHENEVFYSNIEVTEEVKIKLEELKAKLDSGEITKDQFREEMKELMPEGSRVKGVEKKLIEKAEIPGEVKVKLEELKAKLENGEITKDQFHGEMKELMPEGSQFKGVGKKLIKKMDILEEVKTKLQELRTKLENKEITEDQFHEEMKELMPEGFRVKIQRKDSSNKEISNLI, encoded by the coding sequence ATGAATTGGAAAAAAAGTATTATCCCAGCTACGCTTTCGCTAACTCTATTAATTCCTACAGCTGCTTTTGCTGATAATGATGCAAATGTTTCAGAAAATACAAAAGGGTTTGGAGGACTTAGAACAGTAATTACCAATAGATCTTCACATGAAAATGAAGTCTTTTATAGTAACATAGAGGTTACTGAAGAAGTTAAGATAAAATTAGAAGAACTGAAAGCTAAACTAGATAGTGGAGAAATTACTAAGGATCAGTTTCGCGAAGAAATGAAGGAATTGATGCCTGAGGGATCTCGAGTTAAAGGTGTGGAAAAAAAGCTTATTGAAAAAGCAGAGATCCCCGGAGAAGTTAAGGTAAAATTAGAAGAACTGAAAGCTAAACTAGAAAATGGGGAAATTACTAAGGATCAGTTTCATGGAGAAATGAAGGAATTGATGCCTGAGGGATCTCAATTTAAAGGTGTGGGAAAAAAGCTTATTAAAAAAATGGATATTCTAGAGGAAGTTAAGACAAAATTACAAGAGCTTAGAACTAAACTAGAAAATAAAGAAATTACTGAGGATCAGTTCCACGAAGAGATGAAGGAATTGATGCCTGAAGGTTTTCGAGTTAAAATACAAAGAAAAGACTCTTCTAATAAAGAAATCAGCAATTTAATTTAG
- the pepT gene encoding peptidase T, with the protein MENMIKRFLNYVTIDTKSEHDSQNVPSTETQFELANVLVRELKELGLSDASVDENCYVMATLPSNMDKDVPTIGFIAHMDTSPDMSGKDVNPKMVENYNGEDIILNGDKNIVLSPADFPDLKNYVGKTLITTDGTTLLGADNKAGIAEIMSAVEYLVNNPEVKHGTIKVAFTPDEEVGRGADHFDVQKFGADFAYTIDGGEIGELEYENFNAAGVKVTIHGRNIHPGTAKNKMINSMEIAMELNSMLPENHKPPYTEGYEGFFLLTSINGDVEETKANYIIRDHFKDSFEEKKTLMQNAVDYLNGKYGENTIEVVIKDQYYNMKEKIEPVMHIIDTAKLAMEEVGVTPIIKAIRGGTDGARLSFMGLPCPNIFTGGHNFHGKYEYICVESMDKAVEVILKIVELYSK; encoded by the coding sequence ATGGAAAATATGATTAAAAGGTTTTTAAACTATGTAACTATTGATACAAAATCAGAGCATGACTCTCAAAATGTTCCTAGCACTGAAACCCAATTTGAACTAGCAAATGTTTTAGTAAGGGAGCTTAAAGAACTAGGACTGAGTGATGCATCTGTGGACGAAAACTGTTATGTAATGGCAACTCTCCCATCAAATATGGACAAAGATGTTCCTACCATAGGATTTATTGCCCATATGGACACTAGTCCTGATATGTCTGGTAAAGATGTTAATCCTAAAATGGTAGAAAACTACAATGGTGAGGATATTATTTTAAACGGGGATAAAAATATAGTTTTATCTCCAGCAGATTTTCCAGACTTAAAAAACTATGTAGGAAAAACCTTAATTACCACAGATGGAACTACGCTGCTTGGGGCAGATAATAAAGCCGGTATAGCTGAAATAATGAGTGCTGTTGAATATTTAGTCAATAATCCTGAGGTAAAACATGGAACCATTAAAGTAGCCTTTACCCCTGACGAAGAAGTTGGCAGAGGGGCAGACCATTTTGATGTCCAAAAGTTTGGCGCAGACTTTGCATATACAATTGATGGTGGAGAAATAGGTGAGCTTGAATATGAGAACTTTAATGCCGCAGGAGTTAAAGTAACTATCCACGGTAGAAATATTCACCCTGGAACAGCTAAAAATAAAATGATCAATTCTATGGAAATAGCTATGGAACTTAATTCAATGTTACCCGAAAATCATAAACCTCCATATACTGAAGGGTACGAAGGCTTTTTCTTACTTACATCAATAAATGGAGATGTAGAAGAAACTAAGGCTAACTACATAATAAGGGATCACTTTAAAGATTCTTTTGAGGAAAAGAAAACATTAATGCAAAATGCAGTGGATTATTTAAATGGTAAATATGGAGAAAATACTATAGAGGTTGTAATAAAAGATCAATACTATAATATGAAAGAAAAAATTGAGCCTGTAATGCATATAATAGATACTGCTAAATTAGCTATGGAGGAGGTAGGAGTTACTCCTATTATTAAGGCTATTCGAGGCGGTACCGATGGTGCAAGACTTTCATTTATGGGTCTGCCTTGCCCTAATATTTTTACAGGAGGCCATAACTTTCACGGTAAATATGAATATATTTGTGTAGAATCTATGGATAAGGCTGTTGAGGTTATTCTAAAAATTGTGGAGCTGTATAGCAAATAA
- a CDS encoding L-cystine transporter, translated as MSTTLLVVINIVIMAVIIYGLMTMKKMNFSFTTRVLLALAVGIVFGAILQLIYGDSSEVVSKSNSWFAVVGTGYVRLLRMIVIPLIFISITGAIVNQKSKNLGKMAILILAVLLITTAISAFIGAGTAKIFNLSAEGLQSGESEQKASERLETNLESFQAKPIQEQIVEIIPTNPFYSMTGQGSSATLSVVVFAAFLAIATLGIRHSKPESAELFSNIIKALHDVIMRMVTMVLRLTPYGVLALMTRIVSSSNFSEILRLVQFVIASYVALIIMFVIHLIILSIFGLNPLIYLKKSATTLMFAFSSRSSAGTLPLNVETQIDKLGVSDGHANLSASLGTSIGQNGCAGIYPAMLAVMIAPTLGINPMAPAFLIKLIIITTLASFGIAGVGGGATFAALTVFSAMGLPVGLVGLLIAIEPLIDMGRTALNVSGSMLSGLLSSKFMNELDLEKYNSEIKVDA; from the coding sequence ATGAGTACAACTTTATTAGTAGTGATTAATATCGTTATAATGGCTGTCATTATTTATGGACTTATGACGATGAAAAAGATGAACTTTTCTTTTACAACTAGGGTACTTTTAGCACTTGCTGTTGGAATAGTATTTGGTGCTATATTACAGTTAATCTATGGGGATTCCTCTGAAGTAGTATCTAAATCTAATAGCTGGTTTGCTGTTGTAGGTACAGGGTATGTAAGATTGCTTCGTATGATAGTAATTCCACTTATATTTATATCTATAACTGGTGCTATAGTTAATCAAAAATCTAAAAATTTAGGAAAGATGGCGATTCTAATACTTGCTGTACTTTTAATTACAACTGCCATATCAGCATTTATAGGTGCTGGTACTGCGAAAATTTTTAATTTATCTGCTGAAGGATTACAATCAGGTGAAAGTGAGCAAAAAGCTTCTGAAAGATTAGAAACTAATCTTGAATCATTCCAAGCAAAACCGATACAAGAGCAAATTGTAGAAATAATACCTACAAATCCATTTTACTCTATGACGGGTCAAGGTAGCTCTGCTACATTATCAGTTGTAGTATTTGCAGCTTTTCTAGCTATCGCTACTCTGGGAATTAGGCATTCTAAACCAGAATCTGCAGAGCTGTTTTCAAACATTATTAAGGCACTGCACGATGTTATTATGCGTATGGTTACTATGGTATTGAGATTAACTCCCTATGGAGTATTAGCATTAATGACTCGAATAGTTTCATCTAGTAATTTTAGTGAAATATTGAGATTAGTTCAGTTTGTAATAGCATCTTATGTAGCTCTAATAATTATGTTTGTAATCCATCTAATAATTTTATCAATATTTGGATTAAATCCACTTATCTATCTGAAAAAATCTGCAACTACTTTAATGTTTGCATTTTCTTCAAGATCAAGTGCGGGTACGCTTCCTCTAAATGTAGAAACTCAAATAGATAAGTTAGGTGTGTCTGATGGGCATGCAAATCTATCTGCATCACTTGGAACTAGTATCGGCCAAAATGGTTGTGCAGGTATATATCCTGCAATGTTAGCAGTTATGATAGCTCCGACCTTAGGAATCAATCCTATGGCTCCAGCATTTTTAATTAAGCTAATTATTATAACAACTCTAGCTTCATTTGGTATTGCAGGGGTTGGCGGTGGCGCTACATTTGCAGCACTAACAGTTTTCTCAGCCATGGGATTACCTGTAGGCTTAGTCGGACTTTTAATAGCTATAGAGCCACTAATAGATATGGGTAGAACAGCACTTAATGTAAGTGGATCTATGTTATCTGGATTATTATCTAGTAAATTTATGAATGAATTAGACCTAGAAAAATATAATAGTGAAATTAAAGTAGATGCTTAA
- a CDS encoding methyl-accepting chemotaxis protein yields MSLKSKIFIGFTVSVLLIFSILSYYTSSTTTKIIIEREQEMLEVLRQSVQIQMEKQLEAAEISVLALANNTEVQRSFAEGNREELEKMLVPVYKSISSKISQIQFHLPDSTSFLRLHQPEKFGDSLKDFRFTVNETNAKKEIIKGLEEGVGGYGFRAVVPMFYEGVHTGSVEYGSDFGISFLKGLKNNYSGEYFIYNLEANADSDSNMLASTSEDSWKIENDDHLERLGNDEILYLTTKDNRYNVMLIPFKDYRDNVRGYFKVVNNRSSLVEQINGIKRNSILYTVGLSSIALVLFYLFLNYSLKPIKELINVTEKVASGDLTQKITINTKDEISILANSFNIMTSSLRDVISRAGNVSENVATISQQLSASSEEVSASAEEVAGTITQVSIAAQNQFDSIEVSRGAMDTMVENIKNAATNIGNINISSKNTLDSAQEGILSSKDAVEKINNLKDSTEKTAEEIFKLNESSREIEKIVVTISDIAEQTNLLALNAAIEAARAGEAGRGFSVVAEEVRKLAEQSSQSSRQIAELISNIQYEINETVKAMESNNKEVEYGVASVTESSNRFSDILNEINIIAGQIGEVTTLTHGVYTNALEVTKSFDIMTDISRETVDSSSNVAASSQEQTAAMEEIANAVASLATTASELRDSILIFKY; encoded by the coding sequence ATGTCTTTAAAATCCAAAATATTTATCGGTTTTACTGTTTCTGTTTTATTAATATTTTCAATACTTTCTTATTATACTTCTAGTACGACAACTAAAATTATAATTGAAAGAGAGCAGGAGATGTTGGAAGTATTAAGACAATCTGTTCAGATCCAAATGGAGAAACAGTTAGAGGCTGCGGAAATAAGTGTTTTAGCATTAGCAAACAATACGGAAGTTCAAAGAAGCTTTGCAGAGGGAAATCGTGAAGAATTAGAAAAAATGCTTGTACCTGTATATAAAAGTATTTCTTCAAAAATTTCTCAAATACAGTTTCACCTACCTGATTCTACATCTTTTCTTAGATTGCATCAGCCAGAAAAATTTGGAGATAGTTTAAAGGATTTTAGATTTACAGTGAATGAAACAAATGCTAAAAAAGAAATTATTAAAGGCCTTGAAGAAGGTGTTGGCGGCTATGGATTTAGAGCTGTAGTTCCAATGTTTTATGAAGGTGTACATACTGGTAGTGTAGAATATGGTAGTGACTTTGGAATAAGCTTTTTAAAAGGATTAAAAAATAATTATTCTGGGGAATATTTTATATATAATCTAGAAGCTAATGCAGATTCTGATTCTAATATGTTAGCTTCCACTAGTGAAGATAGCTGGAAAATCGAAAATGACGATCATTTAGAAAGATTGGGCAATGACGAAATATTATATTTAACTACTAAAGATAATAGGTACAATGTAATGCTTATTCCTTTTAAAGACTATAGGGATAATGTTCGTGGTTATTTTAAAGTAGTAAATAATAGATCCTCTTTAGTTGAGCAAATAAACGGAATAAAAAGAAATTCTATATTATATACAGTAGGACTATCATCTATAGCACTCGTGTTATTCTACTTATTTTTAAATTACTCGTTGAAACCTATTAAAGAACTAATAAATGTAACTGAAAAGGTAGCATCTGGAGATTTAACTCAAAAAATTACTATTAATACAAAGGATGAAATAAGTATACTCGCAAACTCCTTTAATATAATGACATCTAGCCTTAGAGATGTTATTTCTCGTGCTGGAAATGTATCGGAGAATGTGGCTACTATAAGTCAACAGTTATCCGCTTCATCTGAGGAAGTATCTGCTTCGGCTGAAGAAGTTGCAGGCACTATTACTCAAGTGTCAATAGCTGCACAAAATCAATTTGATTCAATAGAAGTATCAAGAGGTGCTATGGATACTATGGTTGAAAATATTAAAAATGCTGCTACAAACATAGGTAATATAAATATATCATCTAAAAACACACTAGACTCTGCACAAGAAGGTATATTATCTTCTAAAGATGCTGTAGAAAAAATTAACAATTTAAAGGATTCTACAGAAAAAACAGCGGAGGAAATATTTAAACTTAACGAAAGTTCAAGAGAGATTGAAAAAATTGTAGTTACCATAAGTGATATTGCAGAGCAAACTAATTTATTAGCTCTTAATGCAGCTATTGAAGCTGCAAGGGCCGGCGAGGCAGGAAGAGGCTTTTCTGTAGTAGCTGAAGAAGTAAGGAAACTGGCAGAACAATCCTCCCAGTCTTCTAGACAAATTGCAGAGCTTATATCAAATATTCAATATGAAATAAATGAAACAGTAAAGGCAATGGAATCTAACAATAAAGAAGTGGAGTATGGAGTAGCTAGCGTAACAGAATCTAGCAATCGGTTTTCAGATATACTTAATGAAATAAATATTATAGCAGGGCAAATAGGAGAAGTTACAACATTAACTCATGGAGTATATACAAATGCTTTAGAAGTTACAAAGAGTTTTGATATCATGACAGATATTTCTCGCGAAACAGTAGATTCTTCTAGCAATGTTGCTGCTAGCTCTCAAGAGCAAACAGCGGCAATGGAGGAGATAGCAAATGCAGTAGCAAGCCTTGCAACTACAGCATCTGAGCTTAGAGATTCCATTTTAATATTTAAATATTAA
- a CDS encoding sensor histidine kinase, which translates to MKNLPLSMQIWLVIAAIMLSISILLSILFPWTLRDFFTREIYATIESAQNLTLARFNNELLGETWKNGILIDRKQQIQDIRTVNHFILIEDSPEVIASRLPVEFLYKVRDQIKSQTSDVQRYSGQIGDKKIFYVVAKEKILNQNIFLVSYMWDSYREDLVQTLLKRLVFIMSLVFILSWLPSLGLAKYLSKPLVTLEMRVKKLANRDWQEPIQLKREDEIGRLGQSIEQLRNQLIKQDEAQQSFLQHTSHELKTPVMVIRSYTQAIQDGIYPKGNLTNSVKTIEEEAMRLEKSISNLLYLTKLEYLATHNPSNEQVAMDQLIKDVVERFRWRRNELNWTLELTPTFVKGNIDQWRVVLENLLDNQIRYAQSQILISLTNSECPNEKLAYLRIWNDGPSIPVENIDDIFRKFQKGPQGQVGLGLAIVHRAISLVNGKIRAKNEAEGVSFYLEIPSW; encoded by the coding sequence ATGAAGAATCTTCCATTATCAATGCAGATTTGGTTAGTTATTGCAGCTATAATGTTAAGCATTTCAATACTATTATCAATACTGTTTCCTTGGACTCTACGAGACTTTTTTACTAGGGAGATCTATGCCACCATCGAAAGTGCACAAAATTTAACTCTTGCTCGATTTAATAATGAGCTTTTAGGAGAAACATGGAAAAACGGTATTCTAATAGATCGAAAGCAGCAAATTCAGGATATACGAACAGTTAATCATTTTATACTAATAGAGGATAGTCCAGAGGTTATTGCATCTCGCCTTCCTGTAGAATTTTTATATAAGGTCAGGGATCAAATAAAAAGTCAAACATCAGATGTGCAACGATATAGTGGACAAATTGGAGATAAAAAAATTTTTTATGTGGTTGCTAAAGAAAAAATATTAAATCAAAATATTTTTCTAGTTTCTTACATGTGGGACTCATATCGTGAAGATTTAGTACAGACCCTCTTAAAAAGGTTAGTTTTTATAATGAGTTTAGTTTTTATACTAAGCTGGTTGCCTTCTTTAGGATTAGCAAAGTATTTATCTAAGCCTTTAGTTACTTTGGAAATGAGAGTTAAAAAGCTTGCTAATCGAGATTGGCAGGAGCCTATACAATTAAAAAGAGAAGACGAAATTGGAAGATTAGGTCAGTCTATAGAACAACTGAGAAATCAACTTATCAAACAGGATGAAGCTCAACAATCCTTTCTACAGCATACATCCCACGAGCTTAAAACACCTGTTATGGTAATTCGTAGCTATACACAGGCAATCCAAGATGGCATATATCCTAAAGGGAATTTAACAAATAGTGTCAAAACCATTGAAGAAGAGGCCATGCGTTTAGAAAAATCTATTAGTAATCTCCTTTACTTAACAAAGCTTGAGTACTTAGCTACCCACAATCCATCCAATGAACAGGTGGCTATGGATCAACTCATAAAAGATGTAGTAGAAAGATTTCGTTGGCGACGTAATGAGCTAAATTGGACCTTAGAACTTACCCCCACCTTTGTTAAAGGAAATATAGACCAATGGCGAGTAGTCTTAGAAAATTTATTAGATAATCAAATTCGCTATGCTCAGAGTCAAATCCTTATATCTTTAACAAATTCGGAATGCCCTAATGAAAAATTGGCATACCTTCGCATTTGGAATGATGGACCAAGTATTCCAGTTGAAAACATAGATGATATTTTTCGTAAGTTTCAGAAAGGACCTCAGGGACAAGTTGGACTCGGGTTAGCCATTGTTCATCGTGCTATTTCTTTAGTCAATGGTAAAATTAGGGCTAAAAATGAAGCCGAGGGTGTCTCTTTTTATTTAGAAATTCCTTCTTGGTAA
- a CDS encoding CC/Se motif family (seleno)protein, with the protein MKVTIDNKTLKFLKSKGESALTIWIKGCSSUGTGEPQPSVSMGKPQDTDEYYMYKVGDIEVYVKSDVKAKDDEITVKYIKILWTEKLSVEGILI; encoded by the coding sequence GTGAAAGTTACTATTGATAACAAGACTTTAAAATTTTTAAAGTCTAAAGGAGAAAGTGCATTAACAATTTGGATAAAAGGATGCTCAAGTTGAGGCACTGGTGAGCCACAACCATCGGTCTCGATGGGAAAACCTCAAGACACAGATGAGTACTATATGTATAAAGTCGGAGATATAGAGGTATATGTAAAGTCTGATGTCAAGGCTAAAGATGATGAAATTACAGTTAAATATATAAAGATTTTATGGACAGAAAAATTATCTGTTGAAGGGATTTTAATTTGA
- the ygiD gene encoding 4,5-DOPA dioxygenase extradiol — translation MSNKLPIGFIGHGSPMNIISDNPYTRSIYNIGNNLPKPKAILVITAHWMSDGVTAITTASNPHLIYDFYGFPEELYKIKYDCPGYPEIEDILKGLNIVPSRDYGLDHGVWAIMKFMYPKADIPVVALSLDMAQPAEYHYNLGKSMRFLREKGVLVLGSGNLVHNLFKADLRGDSEPYNWAIDFEREVIESLKRKDFEDLIKYGDMKTLSIPTKDHYLPLLYILGMVDEDDEFEIIYSGIQNKSISQLSFLYK, via the coding sequence ATGTCAAATAAGCTTCCAATTGGATTTATCGGTCATGGATCACCTATGAATATAATCTCTGATAATCCCTACACTCGAAGTATTTATAATATTGGGAATAATCTCCCCAAACCAAAGGCAATTTTAGTAATTACTGCCCATTGGATGTCAGATGGAGTTACTGCTATTACTACTGCAAGCAACCCCCATTTAATTTATGATTTTTATGGGTTTCCTGAAGAATTATACAAGATTAAATACGATTGTCCCGGATATCCTGAAATTGAGGACATTTTAAAAGGGTTAAACATAGTTCCATCTAGAGATTATGGGCTGGACCATGGCGTATGGGCTATAATGAAGTTTATGTATCCAAAGGCGGATATTCCTGTAGTTGCTCTTAGTTTGGATATGGCTCAACCAGCTGAGTATCATTATAACCTAGGAAAGTCTATGAGATTTTTACGCGAAAAAGGTGTACTAGTCTTAGGAAGTGGCAATCTTGTACATAACTTATTTAAAGCAGATTTACGTGGGGATTCTGAACCTTATAATTGGGCTATAGATTTTGAAAGAGAAGTAATAGAATCTTTAAAAAGAAAAGATTTCGAAGATCTTATTAAGTATGGAGATATGAAAACTTTATCTATACCAACCAAAGACCACTATCTACCTCTTCTTTATATATTAGGTATGGTAGATGAAGATGATGAATTTGAGATAATATATTCGGGAATACAAAATAAATCCATATCTCAATTAAGTTTCTTATATAAATAA
- a CDS encoding DUF4392 domain-containing protein, whose product MNYFKRLEEIISENLNSRGMDKAYLAGEIENAAKELIKSNTIIITTGFVIKDTLTGETDGPLGAISVASALEKLGKSVVIITDIYSKSMLQAALKLVGLKAPLEIFIKGEEDILSQSILSTYKPDCLLAVERPGEASDGNIYSMRGECLSDIIPSMDCLFREAGRLGLTTIGIGDGGNEIGMGKIKQYVIENIPNGDIIAASFVTDYLIVAGVSNWGGHALASALSMFSQEDLLYNVETERQALEAIVNAGAVDGLTKERTLTVDGISLEDNIRIFEMIKSTIEESLALDKGAS is encoded by the coding sequence ATGAATTATTTTAAGAGACTAGAAGAGATTATTAGTGAAAACCTAAATAGTAGGGGTATGGATAAAGCCTATCTAGCTGGTGAAATTGAAAATGCAGCAAAGGAACTTATAAAATCAAATACTATTATAATTACTACTGGATTCGTAATTAAAGATACATTGACTGGAGAAACCGATGGGCCATTAGGTGCTATTTCGGTTGCCAGCGCATTAGAGAAACTAGGGAAAAGTGTAGTTATTATTACAGATATATATTCTAAATCAATGCTACAAGCTGCTTTAAAACTGGTAGGTTTAAAAGCACCACTAGAAATATTTATTAAAGGTGAGGAGGATATTCTTTCTCAAAGTATACTTAGTACATATAAGCCAGATTGTTTACTAGCAGTAGAAAGACCAGGCGAAGCCTCAGATGGTAATATTTATTCTATGAGAGGAGAATGCCTTAGTGATATTATTCCAAGTATGGACTGTTTGTTTAGGGAAGCAGGGCGTTTAGGATTAACTACAATTGGTATTGGTGATGGTGGAAATGAAATTGGAATGGGAAAAATAAAACAGTATGTAATAGAAAATATTCCAAATGGGGATATAATAGCGGCATCCTTTGTTACAGATTATCTTATAGTAGCAGGTGTATCTAACTGGGGCGGACACGCTCTAGCTTCTGCACTTTCCATGTTTTCACAAGAGGACTTACTTTATAATGTTGAAACAGAAAGACAGGCTTTGGAAGCTATAGTAAATGCTGGAGCTGTAGATGGTTTGACTAAAGAAAGAACCTTAACAGTTGATGGTATAAGCCTAGAAGATAATATTAGAATTTTTGAGATGATAAAATCCACAATAGAAGAAAGTCTAGCACTAGATAAAGGTGCATCTTGA